Proteins found in one Nitrosopumilus maritimus SCM1 genomic segment:
- a CDS encoding 30S ribosomal protein S7 — MAQTKNLLLFRKWDLSDIEVKDPGLKTAISLRKQILPYTFGRSALKRFNKADVNIVERLINKTMHFGKKYAKNTGRMTGKKTKVLNTVRTAFTIIELKTGKNPVEVLVRAVENSAPNEDTTRIVYGGTVYHVSVDVAPIRRVDLALRFIADAIKESTFSNPKPIEEHMAEQLILAAENDPNAPSVKKKNELERIAQASR, encoded by the coding sequence ATGGCACAAACAAAAAACTTGTTACTATTTAGAAAATGGGATTTGTCTGACATCGAAGTCAAGGACCCAGGTCTTAAAACTGCAATTTCCCTAAGAAAACAAATCCTACCATACACTTTTGGTCGTTCTGCACTCAAAAGATTCAACAAGGCAGATGTCAACATTGTTGAGAGATTAATCAACAAGACAATGCACTTTGGTAAAAAATATGCAAAGAACACTGGTAGAATGACTGGAAAGAAAACCAAAGTTCTCAACACAGTTAGAACAGCATTTACAATTATTGAACTCAAAACTGGTAAAAATCCCGTAGAAGTATTAGTTAGAGCAGTTGAAAATTCAGCTCCTAATGAAGATACAACTAGAATTGTTTATGGTGGTACTGTTTACCACGTATCAGTTGATGTTGCACCAATTAGAAGAGTTGACTTGGCTTTGAGATTCATTGCTGATGCAATCAAAGAATCAACATTCTCCAATCCAAAACCAATTGAAGAACACATGGCAGAACAACTAATCTTGGCTGCAGAAAACGATCCTAATGCTCCTTCTGTAAAGAAGAAGAATGAATTAGAAAGAATCGCACAAGCATCAAGATAG
- a CDS encoding YkgJ family cysteine cluster protein, with protein sequence MSQKEIEESLDLLQKDWDVDPTLRNFMLGKITDVSDRPIKVKDVVFHVPYLNSEKKFILWKCFWPDCHNCCDRQGRLPLTSDDLITIGKGLKYQKPSEFIKNETLTVTYSEPGPSGQMTTMTTINLKRKTDETEADDGTHISCRFLNDEGGCSMHPDRPGVCYLYPFSSWLENEKGKPRVHATYQFTGDCPGFYLAEDLEPMKEEFKEYSKIIYDYNMASNRTNREGFGSVSFS encoded by the coding sequence TTGTCCCAAAAAGAGATTGAGGAATCATTAGATTTACTGCAAAAAGATTGGGATGTTGATCCAACACTTCGAAATTTTATGCTAGGGAAAATTACCGATGTTTCTGATAGACCAATTAAAGTAAAAGATGTTGTATTTCATGTACCTTATCTAAATTCTGAAAAAAAATTCATTTTGTGGAAGTGTTTTTGGCCTGATTGCCATAATTGTTGTGATAGACAAGGAAGATTGCCACTGACTTCTGATGATTTGATTACAATTGGCAAGGGTTTGAAATACCAAAAACCTTCAGAGTTTATTAAAAATGAAACTTTGACTGTCACTTATTCTGAGCCAGGACCTTCTGGGCAGATGACTACAATGACTACAATAAATCTCAAAAGAAAAACAGATGAAACTGAAGCAGATGATGGTACCCACATTTCTTGTAGGTTCTTGAATGATGAAGGTGGATGTTCTATGCATCCAGACCGACCTGGTGTGTGTTACCTGTATCCATTTTCCAGCTGGCTTGAAAATGAGAAAGGAAAACCACGTGTTCATGCAACATATCAATTCACAGGAGACTGTCCTGGATTTTATTTGGCAGAAGACTTGGAACCAATGAAAGAAGAGTTCAAAGAATACTCGAAGATAATCTATGATTACAATATGGCATCAAATAGAACAAACAGAGAGGGTTTTGGTTCTGTAAGTTTTAGTTGA
- a CDS encoding GNAT family N-acetyltransferase — translation MTNVTIREATDKDIPIILGLLYELGRPKPQQDSDVDSFRKLVKTYIQESDKKLLVAILDDMKIVGMISMMLLPRLNRDTLEMYVPELIVLEKYQGKGIGKKLINSCITFAIEKKCHRIRLESGNQRKESHKFYKHLGFEQSSLSFTKNL, via the coding sequence ATGACAAACGTGACGATTAGAGAAGCAACAGATAAAGACATTCCAATAATTCTTGGATTGTTATATGAACTTGGACGTCCAAAACCCCAACAAGATTCTGATGTTGATTCATTTAGAAAACTTGTAAAGACCTACATTCAAGAATCTGACAAAAAACTTCTTGTTGCAATTCTTGATGATATGAAAATTGTTGGTATGATTAGTATGATGCTCTTGCCAAGACTTAATCGTGATACCTTGGAAATGTATGTTCCAGAACTAATTGTTCTTGAAAAATATCAAGGTAAGGGAATAGGGAAAAAACTGATCAATTCCTGCATTACTTTTGCTATTGAGAAAAAATGTCATAGAATTAGACTAGAATCTGGAAATCAACGTAAAGAATCTCACAAATTCTACAAACATCTAGGATTTGAACAATCTTCGCTTTCTTTTACCAAGAATCTCTAA
- a CDS encoding NAD(P)/FAD-dependent oxidoreductase — MKIAVMGMGVAGSYLMARLKDSEHDVTGYELNPKERHDSICAWGTIKPILTEYCKKTGRDFNDFLIHDGKNMHVKMNNDVKFDIGLHGLCTYDKIGLIKDFIKDSKIIYGKPPSLEELEKEYDMIVDCTGFHRVYLPKLKEDFFLPTYEYKVEYENGVPYDDFYIEPFPGMSGYFWYFPLGEKWAHIGAGDYNKNHIKATDDFLKKHGGKVLKTKGRPIRLATPDRCKPYYSGKVVGVGESIGTVYALLGEGIIPSMQCVELFLKNMNDFKAYEKAVEEHYKVYAKVFNFVRAKIKKDFNFFKSLPDFLAIFRYMKKNEDRFGMDIKIADLMKVAKA, encoded by the coding sequence TTGAAGATTGCAGTAATGGGAATGGGTGTAGCAGGTTCCTATCTAATGGCCAGGCTCAAAGACTCAGAACATGACGTTACAGGATATGAACTAAATCCAAAAGAAAGGCATGATTCTATTTGCGCATGGGGTACAATCAAACCAATACTTACTGAATACTGCAAAAAAACTGGCAGAGATTTTAACGACTTTCTAATCCACGATGGAAAAAATATGCATGTTAAGATGAACAATGATGTAAAGTTTGACATTGGATTACATGGATTGTGTACATATGACAAGATTGGTTTAATCAAAGATTTTATCAAAGATTCAAAAATTATCTACGGTAAACCACCATCACTTGAAGAATTAGAAAAAGAGTACGACATGATAGTGGATTGTACTGGATTTCATAGAGTGTACTTACCAAAACTCAAGGAAGATTTCTTTTTGCCAACATACGAATACAAAGTAGAATATGAAAATGGAGTTCCATATGATGACTTTTACATTGAACCATTTCCTGGAATGTCAGGATATTTCTGGTATTTCCCTCTAGGAGAAAAATGGGCTCATATTGGAGCAGGGGATTACAATAAAAATCACATCAAAGCAACTGATGACTTTTTGAAAAAACATGGTGGCAAAGTTCTCAAAACAAAAGGAAGACCAATCAGACTTGCAACTCCTGATAGATGCAAACCATACTATTCAGGAAAAGTTGTTGGTGTTGGAGAATCAATTGGGACAGTCTATGCATTATTAGGTGAAGGAATCATTCCATCAATGCAATGTGTTGAATTATTCCTGAAGAACATGAATGATTTCAAAGCATATGAAAAAGCAGTTGAAGAACACTACAAAGTATATGCCAAAGTCTTTAATTTTGTTAGAGCTAAAATCAAGAAAGACTTCAATTTCTTCAAATCATTGCCAGACTTTCTTGCAATCTTCCGTTACATGAAAAAGAATGAAGACAGGTTTGGAATGGATATCAAAATTGCCGATTTGATGAAAGTAGCTAAAGCATAA
- a CDS encoding nitroreductase family protein: MDVFEAVSTRRAIKKFDPNHKMSSDDVKKLMEHVILSPTSYNQQNWRFVYVTDQDVKEKISEAARGQAQPKDGSLVIVLCGDMTAWKTEPLRYWKNHPTEKQELVKASLERKYSTDTQAQRDEAIRSCGMAAQTIMLSARDMGLDSCPMVGFEYDELAKVINLPENHLIVMMVVVGKRSEDAAQRGGQLPLNEIAFENSF, from the coding sequence ATGGATGTTTTCGAAGCTGTATCAACAAGACGTGCAATCAAAAAGTTTGATCCAAATCACAAGATGAGTTCTGATGACGTAAAGAAACTCATGGAGCATGTTATACTGTCTCCAACTAGCTACAACCAACAAAACTGGAGATTTGTTTATGTTACTGATCAAGACGTCAAAGAGAAAATATCAGAAGCTGCTCGTGGACAAGCACAACCAAAAGACGGTTCTTTGGTTATTGTATTGTGTGGTGATATGACCGCATGGAAGACTGAACCATTACGTTATTGGAAGAATCATCCAACTGAAAAACAAGAACTAGTAAAAGCTAGTCTTGAAAGAAAATACTCTACTGACACTCAAGCTCAAAGAGATGAAGCAATTCGTTCATGTGGAATGGCAGCTCAAACTATAATGTTATCTGCTAGAGATATGGGACTTGATTCTTGCCCAATGGTTGGTTTTGAGTATGATGAACTTGCTAAAGTAATCAATCTGCCAGAAAATCACTTGATTGTAATGATGGTTGTAGTTGGAAAAAGATCTGAAGATGCAGCGCAACGTGGAGGCCAGCTACCTTTGAACGAGATTGCATTTGAAAATTCTTTCTAA
- a CDS encoding uracil-DNA glycosylase, with amino-acid sequence MKIETLNKKIKSCQRCTRLSAYIRDVAKNKVRRFKDETYYGRPLSGFGDINAKLLIVGLAPAAHGGNRTGRMFTGDSSGDWLAKVMHKTGFANIPTSQTSDDGLTLNNAYITAAVRCAPPQNKPTKEEMQNCFSFLEQELQILNNVTTILCLGKIAYDATCKLLDVKPGKFGHNQVFKYNEMQVITSYHPSKQNTQTGRLLWKDWHAVFKRAKKLCT; translated from the coding sequence ATGAAAATAGAAACTCTCAATAAAAAAATAAAATCATGTCAAAGATGTACAAGATTATCGGCATACATTAGAGATGTTGCCAAAAACAAAGTTAGGCGATTTAAAGATGAAACATACTATGGTAGACCTCTATCAGGATTTGGGGACATCAATGCTAAATTACTCATTGTAGGATTAGCTCCTGCAGCTCATGGCGGAAACAGAACAGGCAGGATGTTTACGGGAGATTCTTCAGGAGACTGGCTTGCCAAAGTAATGCATAAGACAGGATTTGCAAATATTCCAACTAGTCAAACCAGTGATGACGGACTAACACTAAACAATGCCTACATTACAGCTGCAGTAAGATGTGCCCCACCTCAAAACAAGCCAACTAAAGAAGAGATGCAAAATTGCTTTTCATTCCTAGAGCAAGAGCTCCAAATTCTAAATAATGTTACAACAATCCTGTGTCTAGGAAAAATTGCATATGATGCAACCTGTAAGCTGTTAGATGTAAAGCCAGGAAAATTTGGGCATAATCAAGTGTTCAAATATAATGAAATGCAAGTTATTACATCATATCATCCATCAAAGCAAAACACACAGACAGGAAGACTACTTTGGAAAGATTGGCATGCAGTTTTCAAAAGAGCAAAAAAATTGTGTACATAA
- the leuS gene encoding leucine--tRNA ligase, giving the protein MTINWTDIETKWRNKWQENKDFETNPNDKPKKFITVAYPYPNSPQHIGHGRTYTLADVHARFYRMKGYNVLFPMGFHYTGTPVLGMAKRIEAGEKEILDGLRNIYHVPEDAIKTFVEPIKIADYFHEEIKSGMIEMGYSIDWRREFTTIVPGYQKFIEWQITTLKEKGRIIQGSHPVGWCPVDQNPVSQHDTMGDVEPKIDDKNFLIKFKLGDSIFPITTLRPETIFGITNLWVNPNTVYKKVSVDGEEWIVSEECAKKISFFEKKVEITGEIPGSEIIGKTATNHDGREIPVLPAEFVEPSMGTGLVMSVPAHAPKDYQALMDLKAKNHELASKLEPIPIIVTEGYGSIPAKEICEKMGVSDQSDDKLEEATKELYLKEFTDGKLNDKCLQFDGEKVQFGRDKIRAWLQENNHLEKFPVLENAPVRCRCGAECVVKVLNNQWFLNYGDEEWKELARNCLDEMNILPNNIKTEFVEVIDWLHERACARQQGLGTKLPWDNDWIVESLSDSVIYMAYYTLSRFVNDGTVQPENLTKELFDYLLLDKGDVSLATSTSKLSEDIINTMKKEFTYFYPVDSRHSGRDLVQNHLSFFVLNHVAIFEKNLWPQEIVVNGSVMMDGAKMSKSMGNIIPLRAAIKDHGADPIRLAIISSAELLQDADFNMESVSGIQSKLESLLEACSSLKTSEIGELQAEDRWILSKTQSKIAEITEAVEKMRLREALHDILFTFETDLSWYQKRIAAKGRDDVSGILHQINSSRVAMLSPFAPHVAEEMWKNLGNSELVSKSQWPEYSADKVDAASIQAEELLKNTIDDIANIIKVTKITPKKIVIYVNSDETKSKIYRKMLSIMVGGQNNMGVVMKELIADPNTTDAKKMPDFVQKTIKDLHSESEEIKKMKLEAESFDEKEFLKSEIASMGQKEFGVDIEVYSESDSNIYDPKGKARHARPFKPAILIE; this is encoded by the coding sequence ATGACGATTAACTGGACTGATATTGAAACAAAGTGGAGAAACAAGTGGCAAGAAAACAAAGACTTTGAAACAAATCCAAATGACAAGCCAAAAAAATTCATTACAGTAGCTTATCCATATCCAAACTCACCACAACACATTGGACATGGAAGAACTTACACACTAGCTGATGTTCATGCAAGATTTTACAGGATGAAAGGATACAATGTGTTGTTCCCAATGGGATTCCATTACACTGGAACTCCAGTACTTGGTATGGCAAAGAGAATTGAAGCTGGGGAGAAAGAAATTCTAGACGGTTTACGAAATATTTACCATGTTCCTGAAGATGCAATCAAAACATTTGTTGAACCAATAAAGATTGCAGATTATTTCCATGAAGAGATTAAATCTGGAATGATTGAGATGGGTTACTCTATTGATTGGAGACGAGAATTTACCACGATAGTTCCAGGTTATCAAAAGTTCATTGAATGGCAGATTACAACACTCAAAGAAAAGGGTAGAATCATTCAAGGTAGTCATCCAGTTGGGTGGTGTCCCGTTGATCAAAACCCAGTATCACAACACGATACAATGGGTGATGTTGAACCAAAAATTGATGATAAGAATTTCTTGATTAAATTCAAGTTGGGTGATTCAATATTTCCAATTACAACATTACGTCCTGAAACAATCTTTGGCATTACGAATCTTTGGGTCAATCCAAACACTGTTTACAAAAAAGTTTCAGTTGATGGAGAAGAGTGGATTGTGTCTGAAGAATGTGCAAAAAAGATTTCGTTCTTTGAGAAAAAAGTAGAGATTACAGGTGAAATTCCAGGTTCCGAGATTATTGGCAAAACTGCAACTAATCATGATGGACGAGAGATTCCAGTATTGCCTGCTGAATTTGTAGAGCCTAGCATGGGTACAGGATTGGTAATGTCCGTGCCGGCACATGCACCTAAAGACTATCAAGCACTAATGGATTTGAAGGCCAAAAATCACGAACTAGCCTCAAAATTAGAGCCTATTCCGATAATAGTTACAGAAGGATACGGTTCCATTCCTGCAAAAGAGATTTGTGAAAAGATGGGAGTCTCTGACCAGTCTGATGACAAGTTAGAAGAAGCCACCAAGGAATTGTATCTTAAAGAATTCACTGACGGAAAACTCAACGACAAATGTTTACAGTTTGATGGAGAAAAAGTACAGTTTGGACGAGACAAGATTAGAGCTTGGCTGCAAGAAAATAATCATTTAGAAAAATTCCCAGTATTAGAGAATGCGCCAGTTAGATGTCGTTGTGGAGCTGAATGTGTTGTTAAAGTATTGAACAATCAATGGTTCTTGAATTACGGTGATGAAGAATGGAAAGAATTGGCTCGCAATTGTCTTGATGAGATGAATATTCTACCTAACAACATCAAGACAGAGTTTGTTGAAGTAATTGATTGGTTGCATGAACGAGCTTGTGCAAGACAACAGGGATTAGGTACTAAACTTCCATGGGATAATGATTGGATTGTTGAATCCCTTTCGGACTCTGTAATCTACATGGCATATTATACATTGTCTAGATTTGTAAATGATGGAACAGTACAGCCAGAGAATCTTACTAAGGAATTATTTGATTATCTGTTGTTAGATAAAGGAGATGTTTCACTGGCTACAAGCACATCAAAACTTTCTGAAGACATAATCAATACAATGAAAAAAGAATTTACATATTTTTATCCAGTTGATTCAAGACATTCAGGTCGTGATTTGGTTCAGAATCACTTGTCATTTTTTGTTTTAAATCATGTTGCAATATTTGAAAAGAATTTGTGGCCACAAGAGATTGTTGTTAATGGTAGTGTAATGATGGATGGAGCTAAAATGTCAAAGAGTATGGGAAACATCATTCCATTACGAGCTGCAATCAAAGATCATGGTGCAGACCCAATCAGATTAGCTATAATTTCATCAGCTGAATTGCTCCAAGATGCTGATTTTAACATGGAATCAGTTTCAGGTATTCAAAGCAAGCTTGAATCGCTTTTAGAGGCATGTTCTAGCCTCAAAACAAGCGAAATTGGTGAGTTGCAGGCTGAAGACAGGTGGATTCTCTCCAAAACTCAGAGCAAGATTGCAGAAATTACAGAAGCAGTTGAGAAGATGAGATTACGTGAAGCACTACACGATATCCTCTTTACATTTGAAACTGATTTGAGTTGGTATCAAAAGAGAATTGCAGCTAAAGGTCGTGATGATGTTTCTGGAATTTTACATCAAATCAACTCATCTCGAGTTGCAATGTTGTCTCCATTTGCACCGCATGTAGCCGAAGAGATGTGGAAAAATCTTGGAAACTCGGAACTAGTTTCAAAATCACAGTGGCCGGAATATTCAGCAGACAAAGTAGATGCTGCATCAATTCAAGCTGAAGAGTTATTGAAGAATACAATTGACGATATTGCAAACATTATCAAAGTTACAAAAATTACTCCAAAAAAGATTGTAATCTATGTAAATTCAGATGAAACAAAGTCCAAAATCTATCGCAAGATGCTAAGCATTATGGTGGGAGGTCAAAACAACATGGGAGTTGTAATGAAAGAACTCATTGCAGATCCAAATACTACAGATGCCAAGAAAATGCCAGACTTTGTACAGAAAACAATTAAGGATTTGCATTCAGAGTCAGAGGAAATCAAAAAGATGAAGCTTGAAGCAGAAAGCTTTGATGAAAAAGAGTTCCTAAAATCAGAAATTGCAAGTATGGGACAAAAAGAGTTTGGAGTAGATATTGAAGTTTATTCAGAAAGTGATTCTAACATTTATGATCCTAAAGGAAAAGCTAGACATGCAAGGCCTTTCAAACCAGCAATACTAATTGAATAA
- the alaS gene encoding alanine--tRNA ligase yields the protein MDKKEILKEFSADPDKYYNVKLFQEQGFIRKSCAKCGRFFWTLNADRDLCPDDGLDTYSFIGEPPTSKRFDYTQSWKQVEEFFVKNNHTSVSRYPVVCRWRDDLYFTIASVVDFQRVMGSKVVFEFPANPLVVPQTCLRFKDLENVGVTGRHFSSFCMIGQHSVPDLGGYWKDECVDLDYRLLTEQFGINKDEVVFVEDVWAGGGSFGPSLEYFVQGLELGNAVFTEFQGELGKHTTLDQRVIDMGAGLERFAWITMGTPTAYDCCFGPINEKLFGTIGIDSDSEILRKYFTEIAKEIDHYDDLNQVRRLAVKNAGITDEQMQKMITPLEGMYLIADHLRTLIFAITDGALPSNVGGGYNLRMMLRRINATISKLNLKLNIDDLIDLHVDYLKDTYPELDEKRDDVKSILKLESARYEESKVHMKKKADKIKEKGAPSVDELITYYESDGITPEYLKEVDAISEIPSSFYSKLSDLHQSDKKKAIAELPLEGLPETETLFYQDDPMEFSAKVLKVIDDMIVLDRTSFYARGGGQEPDFGSIAGFKVINVDKHADIIVHQLEGGVPKEGETVSCKVDETRRSNITKNHTSTHIINASSRKVLGSWIWQHSAFKDDDHARLDITHHSSLSNDEVQKIEDEANDMIKKNYPVKINYYDRGTAEQKYGFRIYQGGVVPVKSVRIVSIEDKDIEACGGTHVKKTGDIELIKITKTKRIQDGVVRLEFVSGPNAFEYEKQQEQESKRKAEEAVAKEQLEKQREENKSKAREKIPVLLEKVLAGEDVESDGINTKGKLCFTASSDYDDYFHQNFGKKLVGKDSTAAFCGVFEAGPTIRVMVFSGEQSGVNAGEIAKKIASILGGSGGGDAKFAQGGGKDTSKKDEAISKAKSMILG from the coding sequence TTGGACAAAAAAGAGATTCTAAAAGAATTTTCAGCAGATCCTGACAAATATTATAATGTCAAACTATTCCAAGAACAGGGATTTATCAGAAAGTCTTGTGCCAAATGTGGCAGATTTTTTTGGACTCTAAATGCAGACAGAGACTTGTGTCCTGATGACGGATTGGATACTTATTCATTCATCGGAGAACCACCAACTTCAAAGCGATTTGATTATACACAATCATGGAAACAAGTTGAAGAGTTTTTTGTAAAAAATAATCACACTTCAGTTAGCAGGTATCCTGTTGTTTGTCGTTGGCGTGATGACTTGTACTTTACAATTGCATCAGTTGTTGATTTTCAAAGAGTAATGGGAAGCAAAGTTGTCTTTGAGTTTCCTGCAAATCCTTTGGTAGTACCACAGACATGTTTAAGATTCAAGGATTTGGAGAATGTGGGTGTAACTGGAAGACATTTTTCATCATTTTGTATGATAGGACAACACAGTGTTCCTGATTTGGGTGGATACTGGAAAGATGAATGTGTTGATTTGGATTATAGGTTACTAACAGAACAATTTGGAATTAACAAAGACGAAGTAGTCTTTGTTGAAGATGTATGGGCAGGTGGGGGTTCATTTGGTCCATCATTAGAATATTTTGTGCAAGGATTAGAGCTTGGAAATGCAGTCTTTACTGAATTCCAAGGCGAATTAGGAAAACATACCACCCTTGACCAAAGGGTAATCGATATGGGTGCAGGTCTTGAGAGATTTGCATGGATTACCATGGGAACACCTACTGCATATGATTGCTGTTTTGGTCCAATTAATGAGAAACTGTTTGGAACAATTGGAATTGATTCGGATTCAGAAATTTTAAGAAAATACTTTACAGAAATTGCAAAAGAGATTGATCATTACGATGACCTCAATCAAGTAAGACGTCTTGCAGTAAAGAATGCAGGAATTACAGATGAGCAGATGCAAAAGATGATCACACCACTAGAAGGAATGTATCTAATTGCAGATCATCTAAGAACTTTGATTTTTGCAATTACTGATGGAGCTCTACCAAGTAATGTAGGTGGAGGATACAACTTGAGAATGATGTTGCGAAGAATCAATGCAACCATATCAAAACTAAATTTGAAATTAAACATTGATGACTTGATTGATTTGCATGTTGATTATCTCAAGGACACATATCCAGAACTTGATGAAAAGCGCGATGATGTGAAATCTATTCTCAAGCTAGAATCTGCAAGATATGAAGAGTCCAAAGTTCACATGAAGAAAAAAGCAGACAAGATCAAAGAGAAAGGAGCACCATCAGTTGATGAATTAATCACATACTACGAATCTGATGGTATTACACCTGAATATCTTAAAGAAGTGGATGCAATTTCAGAAATTCCATCATCATTTTACTCAAAACTATCTGATTTACACCAATCAGACAAGAAAAAGGCAATTGCAGAACTCCCACTAGAAGGATTACCAGAAACTGAAACTCTATTCTACCAAGATGACCCAATGGAGTTTTCAGCCAAGGTTCTCAAAGTGATTGATGATATGATAGTACTTGATAGAACCTCATTCTATGCACGAGGTGGAGGTCAAGAGCCTGACTTTGGCAGTATTGCAGGATTCAAAGTGATTAATGTCGATAAACATGCAGACATTATTGTTCATCAGTTAGAAGGTGGAGTTCCAAAAGAAGGAGAAACTGTTTCATGTAAAGTTGATGAGACAAGACGGTCCAACATTACAAAGAATCACACTAGTACACACATCATCAATGCATCATCACGTAAAGTATTGGGTTCATGGATTTGGCAGCATTCAGCTTTTAAAGACGATGATCATGCCAGATTAGATATTACACATCACTCTTCTCTAAGTAATGACGAAGTGCAAAAAATTGAAGATGAGGCAAATGACATGATAAAGAAAAACTATCCAGTAAAAATCAATTATTATGATAGAGGAACAGCAGAACAAAAGTACGGATTTAGAATTTACCAGGGAGGTGTTGTTCCAGTAAAGTCTGTAAGGATTGTATCAATTGAGGATAAAGATATTGAAGCTTGTGGTGGGACACATGTCAAAAAAACTGGAGACATTGAACTAATTAAAATTACAAAGACTAAACGTATTCAAGATGGTGTAGTTCGTTTAGAATTTGTATCAGGTCCTAATGCATTTGAATATGAAAAACAACAAGAACAAGAATCAAAACGCAAAGCTGAAGAGGCAGTTGCAAAAGAGCAATTAGAAAAACAAAGAGAGGAAAACAAATCTAAAGCTAGAGAAAAAATTCCAGTTCTATTGGAAAAAGTTCTTGCTGGAGAAGATGTAGAATCTGATGGAATCAATACCAAAGGAAAATTGTGTTTTACAGCAAGTTCAGATTATGACGATTATTTTCATCAAAACTTTGGAAAGAAGCTAGTAGGCAAAGATAGTACTGCTGCATTTTGTGGGGTTTTCGAAGCAGGTCCTACAATTCGAGTCATGGTGTTCTCAGGAGAGCAATCAGGCGTAAATGCAGGCGAAATTGCCAAGAAAATAGCCTCAATTTTGGGAGGTTCTGGTGGAGGAGATGCCAAATTTGCTCAAGGAGGAGGAAAAGACACATCTAAAAAAGACGAGGCAATATCCAAAGCAAAATCTATGATTTTAGGGTAA
- a CDS encoding MDR/zinc-dependent alcohol dehydrogenase-like family protein produces the protein MKATSFDGNKMIYDENYPDPKPGESLVRVSLAGICGTDLEILDGYMAYNGVLGHEFVGVVEKSKNSDLLGKRVVGEINAGCNRCDSCKKGLQRHCPNRTVLGILKRDGAFAEFLSLPEENLHVIPDSISDEQAVFVEPLAAAFEIKEQVSLNPDWKVAVVGDGRLAQMICQVLKLSCPNVTCFGRHETKLSHLEKFKIQTKIGIIDSDLQSYDLVVEATGSNSGFADTMKLVKPRGTVILKSTIASRENLDLTPTVVNEITLIGSRCGLFKPAIDALATGIVSVDSMVYSTFPLEKFSDAIQHAKKPDTLKVFLKP, from the coding sequence ATGAAAGCCACATCCTTTGATGGAAATAAAATGATCTATGATGAAAATTACCCAGACCCAAAACCTGGTGAGTCTTTGGTACGAGTTAGTCTTGCTGGAATCTGTGGAACTGATTTGGAGATTCTAGATGGGTATATGGCATACAATGGTGTATTGGGTCATGAATTTGTTGGTGTGGTAGAAAAATCAAAAAATTCTGATTTGCTTGGAAAGAGAGTTGTGGGTGAAATTAATGCTGGATGTAATAGGTGTGATTCTTGCAAAAAGGGGTTACAAAGACACTGTCCTAATAGAACTGTTTTAGGTATTTTGAAAAGAGATGGAGCATTTGCTGAATTTTTGTCATTGCCTGAAGAGAATCTACATGTGATTCCCGATTCAATTTCAGATGAACAAGCAGTATTTGTAGAACCATTAGCTGCTGCATTTGAAATCAAAGAACAAGTGTCATTAAATCCTGATTGGAAAGTTGCAGTTGTGGGTGATGGGAGATTGGCACAGATGATCTGTCAAGTCTTAAAATTATCTTGTCCTAATGTTACTTGTTTTGGAAGACATGAAACCAAACTGTCACATTTGGAAAAATTTAAGATTCAAACTAAAATTGGAATCATTGACTCTGATTTACAATCATATGATTTGGTAGTAGAAGCTACTGGAAGTAATTCTGGGTTTGCAGACACTATGAAACTAGTCAAACCACGTGGGACTGTAATACTAAAATCAACAATTGCATCACGAGAAAATCTTGATTTGACTCCAACTGTAGTAAATGAGATTACTTTGATTGGTTCTCGTTGTGGATTATTCAAACCTGCAATTGATGCCCTTGCAACTGGAATTGTATCCGTTGACTCTATGGTGTATTCTACTTTTCCATTAGAGAAATTCTCTGATGCTATACAACATGCAAAAAAACCAGACACACTCAAAGTATTCTTAAAACCATAA